Genomic window (Caldicoprobacter guelmensis):
ATCAAAATGACGACATATACTGCTGCTCATCCCCCGATGAGGGCATGACCTGGAGCCAGGCAAAACCCCTTGAATGGCCGCATAAAGGCAGTTGTTCCTTTATAAAATATCTTACCAATTACCCCAATGACAAATCTCATTTTAAAGTCAATCGAATATTTGCAAATCTGGATAACGGTCTGGAAATCCCTATACTGGGGGAATACCTGGACTTCCCCAAGCCTACATGTACTGTAAAGATAGAAGATTTAACTCCCAAACAAATCATGGATCAACAGCATATTGAACATGCCGTAAGACTACACACTGTTTCTGGTCCAAATGCCACAATTCATGACATAGACTCTCAGGATATAAACAATATTGAAAGCCAAAAGCAAAATTTACCTCCCTCAAACACACAACATTTGGAAGAACAATTATTTGCGGGTAATACAATGCCCGACAACATAGTAGATGACATATTGGCTTTAATCCAGGAAATAAACAAAGCAGGTGGACTGAAAGCAAGATTCCAGGCTTTACTTGACAAAAACCAATTAAACCAGGGTAGCATGCACTACCTATTACAGCTTGACACCCTGCTAAACTCCTGGATCAAAAAAGCCGAAGAGATTCAGGCTGAAAACCAAAACATCATGAGGGAAATAGAGTCTCTGCGCAGGCGTTCCATAGAAAATTGCCGGCAGTGGGAAGTACTGCTGGAAGAATTTGAAGAGGTCAAAGAACTGTTAGAAAAAAATTTGAGAAAAGGGTTTTTAAGAAAAATCATAGGTCAATATATTCTGTAAAATTCGCTAAAGTTTGCTACATAAAATCTGAAAACAGCCACTATACCGTTTTTGACTGTACAGACAATGTAGCTTTAAAAAGGGGGAGCTAACAGTGATATACATGGACAATGCAGCCACTTCGTGGCCAAAACCCGAAACAGTCTATACTGCGGTTCTAAATTGCATGAAAGAGTTTGGCGCCAACCCCGGCCGTTCTGGACACAAAATGGCGATAGAAGCAGGGAAAATACTGCTGCATACCCGCGAGGCGCTGTGCCGGATCTTCAATGTAGATAACCCCTTTCAGATGATATTTACCCTGAACGCCACCGAAAGCATAAATTTAGCCATAAAAGGGTGCACCAGTCCTGGTGATCACGTCATTACCACCTGCATGGAGCACAATTCTGTGGTCCGCCCCCTCAAAGAGCTTGAAAAATACAATATAAAAACAACATACGTGAAAGCCGATAGCCGGGGTCGCATCGACCCCGACGACATAAAAAAGGCTATTCGCCCCAATACGAGGCTCATCGTCACCACCCACGCATCAAATGTAACGGGAACCCTCATGCCCATAGATGAAATAGGGAAAATAGCAAAGGAACACGGCATACTTTACCTGGTGGATGCAGCGCAGACCGCCGGTATTATACCCATCGACCTTTCGAAACTGCCGGTGGACATGATGGCCATGCCCGGACACAAAGGGTTACTTGGTCCTCAAGGAACTGGAGTGCTGTATATAGCCCCCCATGTCAAATTAAAACCCCTAAAGGAAGGAGGCACTGGAAGCCAATCCGAAAACCTTTATCAGCCCGAATTTCTCCCAGACCGGTATGAATCGGGTACGCAAAACACCCCCGGAATTGCCGGCCTGGGAGCAGGGGTGAACTACATATTGCAACAAGGCCAAAATAAGCTACTTGCCCATATCATCAAGCTTGAAAAGTTCTTTTTAGAGGCTGCCTCCAATATTTCCGGCATAAAGATATACGGTCCCATAAACATGGATGAACGAATCGGAGCTATTTCAATCAATATAAAGGACTTTGACTCGACATATATAGCTAACCTGTTAGACAAAAAATATGACATTGCAACCCGAGGCGCCATTCATTGCGCTCCCCTTGCCCATCAGACCATAGGCACATTAAAGCAGGGAACTGTACGCTTCAGCCCTGGCATATTCAATACCCTGGATGAGGTTAAAGAATGCATCAAAGCCTTAGAACAGCTCAGCCGCCTTAAGTGATGCGAACCTGCCATGTAATTTATTGTCAATACAAAAGAAAACCCTTACAGGTCAATACCTGTAAGGTTTTTTGTTTATTGGCCAAGTATGCTTTTGACATCCACCAGCCCTTTCCCCTGTGCGTATATATTCCTATCTATGCTCCTCGCATACCTCATAATCAAATTCTTTACATCATCCGGCGTGTAGTCAGGGTATGCCTCAAATATAAGAGCAGCAATGCCGGCCACTATAGGTGCTGCCACCGAAGTCCCTGACATAGTGGTATACGCCTTCTCCAATGAATAGAGCTTACCACCACCGGTATAGTCGCGGTCGGTGTTTAAAGATACCACATTTACACCCGGCGCCACCACATCAGGTTTGGGTATATTGCCATAAGCCGGTCCCCGGCTCGAAAACTCTGCTACCACATCATCGCTTATATCAACGGTTCGCTTATCGTCAACAGCCCCTACCGTCACAATGCTGGGGCTTATACCGGGAGTGGTGATGGTCCCCCTCTTAGGGCCAGAATTGCCTGCAGCAGCTGTCACAAAGATGCCCTGCTTCCAGAGCTGGTTGACTGCCGCTACAAGCGGGTCATTTTTGATAGCCCCAGACGGCTTTGAACCGAGGGACAGGCACACCACCCTTATATTATATTCCTTATGGTGGTCAGCCACCCATTGCATGCCAGCCACTATTCTGGATGCGTTGCCTTCCCCCTCCCTGTTCATTACTTTAACGGCAACTATGTTAGCCTCGGGAGCTACTCCTGCATATTTTCCTCCCGATGAATAGCCATTTCCAGCCGCCACCCCTGCTACAAAAGTCCCATGTCCGTTATCATCATAAGGGTCCTTACGGTCATTTACAAAGTCCTTAAAGGCTATGATCCTGTTTCTAGGCCTTATAAGGTCAGGGTGGGGATAAACGCCTGTATCAAGCACAGCAATTCCAATGCCTTTCCCGGTATATCCCTTTAAATTTACATCCCTAGCCCCCACTTCTTGTGTGGCTATATTTAAAAGAGAGGTTATATCAATATCATCAGAAACATATCTTATGGCTTCTACCTCTGCAATTCTCTCCAGCATGGACCGCGGAATCTCCACAGCATAAGCATTGATGAGAGGAAACTCGTACACTATGTTTACTCCCATCCTTTGCAGGCATTCCTTGCAAATAACCTCCTGTTCCTCTTTGAAAAACACGATGGCTGACAACATGCCATCTGCACTCAAGGCCTGAACCTTTTTTATAAGCCTCCGGTCAATCTTCCCTTCAATTTTGTTTATCTTTTCCAAAAAAGGAACCAATAATATTCCAAACAATACATTCAAAGCCTTTGCCCCCCTTCACTTGCATCTGGTATATCTTATGTATACCTTATGCAAGTTGTTAAAGGGGTCCAGTGAAAATCTCCAGCCTAGCGGCTTTGTAGTTCCTTAAGCAACCTTTCCAGCTTTTTTCGCTGCTGCGGCTCCAGCACCGGCATAATGGCTTTTATCATACCCACGGCTTTTTCCTGGGTAATACCTCCTTTACCCGATTTGATCATGGTAACCATCTCCCGTATCAACTCATCCTCCGATTTCCCCTGCATGCTTTGAACCACCTGCAGCAATTTTCTCATATCCTGGTTTCCTGTGCTCATCAATAACACCACCTCTAAATTTGATATTGTTCTAATACATAATTATTCAAAACCACTTGTTTTGCTACTAAAGCCAATGCACACTTTACATCAATCAGCATATTATAAGTAGAGAAAGTATTAGGGATGGTGAGCAATTCATGATACAGGGTGAACTGAAAGGCAGCTTCAAAGGTGCCAACGTGTTGTTTTTCTTTATGATATTGACGCTACTATGGGACGTACGTTTTGAAATAAACCACCTGTTTTTCTTCTTTATATTTCTGGTATTAACATCCGTGACATAATATCGCTAGAGAGCAAGGAGGAATTCTATGGATAAAAAATACCCTTTAACACCATCATACCCAGGGCAAACAAACCGCAAGATGGAGTACCAACACGTTAAACCCTCCCACGAGCAACCATCTGCCCAGGGTAACCCATCCACCCAAGTCAAGCCATCACCGCCTGCAGCGATAAATTCAGCCATCGTCAATGTGCCTACTACCTCCACAAAAATTCACGGTTTCCTGACGCGTCCCATAAATCCGCTGCCGCTGTTTTTTCTGTTTATCCTCATCAAAATACTGGCTTTAGAACTACATAACAGCACTAAAAGCACGGTCTCCATCAACAATTTACGAAAATTCATTAGCCAGGCAGTGTATAATCCGGAAACCATAAACATGCTTATGGCGGTAAGCCCTTATCTGGATGTGCCCGAGCAAGAGGGGATATATACCATTGTAGGCGTACTTGAAGCCCTCCAAATACTTAAAGGGCTCCGAGAGGGAAGCTACCAGGCTCAGCGCATGCAGCAGATACCCGTCCTGAGGTTGGAAAACGAAAACAAGACCTTGGGAATCATTAAAACGCTGAAGGATTACTTGCCCGAAACCACCCGTCCTACCATCGACAGAGCTATACAGCTTCACGAGTCCATTGAAAAGCTTTCAAATAATCTAAAAATATATAGAAACAACCTGAAAATAGCGGGAAAACGTAACCCCAACCCCATAGAGGACCTGGGCGAAATCATAAAGGTAATAAAACCCATCATTCCTGAAGAACAGCAAAGGAGACTTGAAAAATTCCAAAAACTCATCCAGGTTGCCCAAATAATGGACCTGGACGAAATGCTGAAAAACAGGGAAGTAAATATCAGCGAAAAAGAGGTCGACAAAAACCTACCAAAAAAACACCGTGAAATAGAAAAAAACAGCATTACACCCAGTACCACCGATCAACTCAAGGATAAGAGCAAATACCATGAACATGAAAAGGCAGGCAGCAATGATGCCTACCAAACCGCATCCACCGATGAGCAAACCCAATTACTCGAAATGTTGCTCAGGCTGATGCAGCTTTTCAAGCAGACTTCCTCTACTGAAAATGAACAATGAAAAAGGGCCTTTCTTTTAAGGCCCTTACTCTTGTTTATCTTTAAGTACGCTTCAAAGCCCCTTCTAGTATAGGCAATATTATCAATGCCAGGATGCCGCCTATCGAGGCGGTGACCAGCTGCGGCCAGCTAAACTTCAAAGATAGCAGTTCTTTGGCCTGCGGCGGAGTATTGGGCATAAACAGCGGTATTGCCACATGTACCACCGTTATGTATAAAACCAGGAATTTGCTCAAAGCCCCTGCCGCCATGGCTACATACCTGTTCTTCCCATAAAGGAGCGCTACCAAACTGACAATGACAGCATTGCCCAGAGCTACAAATGGGACCAATACCGGGTTTGGGAGAACACCTTGCAAAAAAGCTATAACCGGCGTCAAAACTGCAACTATGAATCCCCCCTCAATTCCCACAATCACCGCTGCGACAATCAAGCAAAGGTTCACCAGCGATCCAACCACATATTGGTCCACCAGAGCAGGCATAGGCATAACCAGCCTCAAGGACTGGAAAAGCACCGCTAAAGCCAATAGGATGGCTGTCCTGCTGATGAAATGGGTGGTTTTTTTTATAACAATCCCTCCCCATCAATCGTAAAATTTTTTTGAAGTCAAAGCGGTTTTAACCATAACCCCTTTTAAATTGCCAAGCTTTCCAGTAAATGCGCCTATATCATCCGTCGTCCCTTCCACTATAAGGGCGATTACAGATATTCCCCTTTCCCTGTAAGGAATACCCATCCTCCCCACTATGATATGCGAATATTCCCTTATGTAGTCATTAACCTGCTCGCCAGATTCCCTGTAATCATCCACCACTATTCCGATTACGCCAATCCTTTTCTCCATAACATCTACCTCCAAGGTTGACTTCCTTAACATATATCACCCTTGCGTTTGCTCAACGTTTGCCTTTTGCTCACAAAGTTCACGGGCAACCCTCTTCATAAAAATTATACATCATCCTTACAAGCCTTTACAACAAGAACCGTCACGTCATCCAGCATCTGCCTGTCCCCCAGAAGCGCATGGTATGCATCGATGATTTCATCGCATATCTCCTGGGCCGAGGCATTCTTCAGCCCTTTTACAAACTCTACTAATTTATCCTGAGAGAACAATTCGGGCTCAGCAGGGTCAATCTCTATCAGGCCATCGGTATAGAATACAAGGCTGTCCCCC
Coding sequences:
- a CDS encoding S8 family peptidase, encoding MNVLFGILLVPFLEKINKIEGKIDRRLIKKVQALSADGMLSAIVFFKEEQEVICKECLQRMGVNIVYEFPLINAYAVEIPRSMLERIAEVEAIRYVSDDIDITSLLNIATQEVGARDVNLKGYTGKGIGIAVLDTGVYPHPDLIRPRNRIIAFKDFVNDRKDPYDDNGHGTFVAGVAAGNGYSSGGKYAGVAPEANIVAVKVMNREGEGNASRIVAGMQWVADHHKEYNIRVVCLSLGSKPSGAIKNDPLVAAVNQLWKQGIFVTAAAGNSGPKRGTITTPGISPSIVTVGAVDDKRTVDISDDVVAEFSSRGPAYGNIPKPDVVAPGVNVVSLNTDRDYTGGGKLYSLEKAYTTMSGTSVAAPIVAGIAALIFEAYPDYTPDDVKNLIMRYARSIDRNIYAQGKGLVDVKSILGQ
- a CDS encoding ECF transporter S component yields the protein MVIKKTTHFISRTAILLALAVLFQSLRLVMPMPALVDQYVVGSLVNLCLIVAAVIVGIEGGFIVAVLTPVIAFLQGVLPNPVLVPFVALGNAVIVSLVALLYGKNRYVAMAAGALSKFLVLYITVVHVAIPLFMPNTPPQAKELLSLKFSWPQLVTASIGGILALIILPILEGALKRT
- a CDS encoding TM1266 family iron-only hydrogenase system putative regulator produces the protein MEKRIGVIGIVVDDYRESGEQVNDYIREYSHIIVGRMGIPYRERGISVIALIVEGTTDDIGAFTGKLGNLKGVMVKTALTSKKFYD
- a CDS encoding aminotransferase class V-fold PLP-dependent enzyme; the protein is MIYMDNAATSWPKPETVYTAVLNCMKEFGANPGRSGHKMAIEAGKILLHTREALCRIFNVDNPFQMIFTLNATESINLAIKGCTSPGDHVITTCMEHNSVVRPLKELEKYNIKTTYVKADSRGRIDPDDIKKAIRPNTRLIVTTHASNVTGTLMPIDEIGKIAKEHGILYLVDAAQTAGIIPIDLSKLPVDMMAMPGHKGLLGPQGTGVLYIAPHVKLKPLKEGGTGSQSENLYQPEFLPDRYESGTQNTPGIAGLGAGVNYILQQGQNKLLAHIIKLEKFFLEAASNISGIKIYGPINMDERIGAISINIKDFDSTYIANLLDKKYDIATRGAIHCAPLAHQTIGTLKQGTVRFSPGIFNTLDEVKECIKALEQLSRLK